Proteins encoded in a region of the Bacteroidales bacterium genome:
- a CDS encoding S1C family serine protease has translation MKKTLLLAVVLLFSFTQAISQTQPTLSDILENVLSSVVTVSVERTEDTKQLLGFRGSEAETAYEKILDLSNSKGSGSGFIIEKNGKKYVITNAHVIENASELAGSIYIYSINRKKYEAKVVGGDSFYDIAVLEFITPPGTEVSTVYFSAKNPRIGEKVFALGNPLGEYPYSVSDGIISAKNRIRSGLTGKFGFLQSTATVIWGNSGGPLVNEKGQVVGINSQIAFADMNGQSIWQPQINFALEGVISKRIIENIISNNGRVVRAYIGIELSQKYQYNKYSTVTKDGWELSDSLPVISGVIPGSPAEKVLKDKIGYKIIDINGVVVRNNEEALGEFEKLTPGSIVKLKLKNGSNLQTIDITAMELNPQRLQEISFYAMEKNGIKLSAKDGGVYISFNEYEPYAEEKNSGGLKGATRLRGQEINFGTWKIEAAGYDSENYKSMWRVKTAADLGAALRMSSSLGTVDLYLTQPEGYKDDVKVKRLSFSGNNQNLWKVLLWY, from the coding sequence ATGAAAAAAACTTTATTATTGGCCGTTGTATTATTATTTAGTTTTACTCAGGCGATATCTCAAACCCAGCCGACATTATCGGATATACTGGAAAATGTATTGTCTTCGGTAGTTACCGTTTCCGTTGAGAGGACAGAAGATACAAAACAGTTGCTCGGCTTTCGTGGAAGCGAAGCTGAAACAGCTTATGAAAAAATTTTAGATTTAAGTAATTCCAAAGGCTCCGGCTCGGGTTTTATCATTGAAAAAAACGGAAAAAAATATGTTATCACAAATGCACATGTTATTGAAAACGCTTCAGAACTGGCAGGCAGTATTTATATATATTCCATTAACCGCAAAAAGTACGAAGCGAAGGTTGTAGGTGGTGATTCTTTTTATGACATCGCTGTTCTTGAGTTTATCACACCTCCGGGAACTGAGGTTAGTACTGTCTATTTTTCTGCAAAAAACCCAAGAATTGGAGAAAAAGTGTTTGCCCTTGGCAACCCGTTGGGCGAATATCCTTATTCGGTTTCAGACGGCATTATCAGTGCAAAAAACAGGATACGCAGCGGGCTAACAGGCAAGTTTGGCTTTCTGCAAAGTACCGCCACCGTGATATGGGGTAACAGCGGCGGCCCGCTGGTAAATGAAAAAGGGCAGGTTGTCGGCATCAACTCACAGATTGCTTTCGCAGATATGAACGGACAGTCTATCTGGCAGCCTCAGATTAATTTCGCACTCGAAGGTGTTATCAGCAAAAGAATTATTGAAAATATTATAAGCAATAATGGCAGGGTAGTGAGAGCGTACATTGGCATTGAGCTTTCGCAGAAATATCAATACAATAAATATTCTACAGTTACCAAAGACGGCTGGGAGCTTTCTGACAGCCTCCCGGTAATAAGCGGTGTTATTCCCGGCTCGCCTGCAGAGAAAGTGCTGAAAGATAAGATTGGTTATAAAATAATTGATATTAATGGTGTTGTTGTAAGAAACAATGAAGAAGCCCTGGGTGAATTTGAGAAACTGACACCCGGCAGCATAGTGAAACTAAAACTTAAAAATGGGAGTAATTTGCAGACTATAGATATTACAGCTATGGAACTTAATCCGCAGCGCTTACAGGAAATATCGTTTTATGCCATGGAAAAGAATGGGATTAAACTGTCTGCAAAAGACGGAGGTGTTTATATTTCTTTTAATGAGTACGAGCCTTATGCTGAGGAAAAAAACAGTGGGGGATTGAAAGGTGCTACGCGCCTGAGGGGGCAGGAGATAAATTTCGGAACCTGGAAGATTGAAGCTGCCGGATACGATAGCGAAAATTACAAGTCAATGTGGCGTGTGAAAACAGCAGCAGACCTGGGTGCCGCGCTGAGAATGTCGTCATCTCTTGGTACTGTTGACCTGTATCTAACTCAACCGGAAGGTTACAAAGACGATGTTAAGGTGAAACGCCTTTCTTTCTCCGGAAATAATCAGAATTTGTGGAAAGTATTATTGTGGTATTAA